Proteins encoded within one genomic window of Lysinibacillus louembei:
- a CDS encoding DUF1146 family protein, whose translation MNFYTEIGQQALFGLASHIFFIAVAFYALQAFRFEQLFKKGKTFQIQLVYILFSIVIGSTVSNFFINFSQWSRSLVYIFQ comes from the coding sequence ATGAACTTTTATACGGAAATAGGTCAACAGGCACTTTTCGGTCTTGCCTCGCATATTTTCTTCATTGCTGTGGCATTCTATGCATTACAAGCATTTCGTTTTGAGCAATTGTTTAAAAAAGGCAAAACATTTCAAATTCAGCTCGTTTACATTTTATTTAGCATCGTTATCGGTTCGACAGTTTCTAACTTTTTTATTAACTTTTCGCAGTGGTCAAGAAGCTTAGTTTATATTTTCCAATAA
- a CDS encoding F0F1 ATP synthase subunit epsilon has product MKTVTVSIVTPDGPVYDSEVTMVVAKTVSGEMGVLPGHIPMVAPLTIGAVKLKKEDGSTDYVAVSGGFIEIRPEKVSILAPSAEDAASIDVARAKEALKRAEGRLEGKKDDIDFKRAELALKRALNRINVHEGNI; this is encoded by the coding sequence ATGAAGACAGTAACAGTCAGTATTGTCACTCCCGACGGCCCAGTATACGATTCTGAAGTAACAATGGTAGTCGCTAAAACAGTTTCAGGGGAAATGGGTGTACTTCCAGGCCATATTCCTATGGTTGCGCCTCTTACAATTGGTGCTGTAAAGCTAAAAAAAGAAGATGGTTCAACTGATTATGTAGCTGTTAGCGGCGGCTTCATCGAAATTCGCCCTGAAAAAGTATCAATTTTAGCTCCTTCAGCAGAAGATGCAGCTTCAATTGATGTTGCTCGTGCTAAAGAAGCATTAAAACGAGCAGAAGGTCGTTTAGAAGGCAAAAAAGATGACATTGATTTCAAACGTGCTGAGTTAGCGCTAAAACGTGCGTTGAATCGTATCAACGTTCATGAGGGTAACATCTAA